Proteins from one Verrucomicrobiia bacterium genomic window:
- a CDS encoding type II secretion system GspH family protein, translated as MMKTIKKSNAFTLVELLVVISIIALLAGLALPALNKARREGFKVQDVSNLKQVGLSIKLFANDYDGQFPKNWPMDDEGNDTFAPNANVAFRALFGAGTLRDERIFYTPGVPFFKKGDNDIGTAPNYSKALERGENSYAYFAGHSEGSESIEPLAWNPTRGGITRNGEKGWKANDLLPQIHGGNGIHVLRVDGSVSWVPKKSDGSVQLGGTEDSFQLNIKALSPEL; from the coding sequence ATGATGAAAACCATAAAAAAATCTAACGCTTTCACCTTAGTCGAACTTTTGGTAGTTATTAGTATCATCGCACTTTTAGCTGGCTTAGCGCTTCCTGCGCTTAACAAAGCTCGACGAGAAGGATTTAAAGTGCAAGACGTCAGCAATTTAAAGCAAGTAGGCCTTTCGATTAAACTTTTTGCTAATGATTACGATGGTCAATTTCCTAAAAATTGGCCTATGGACGACGAAGGCAACGACACTTTTGCACCCAATGCCAATGTCGCATTTCGGGCATTGTTTGGAGCAGGCACTTTAAGAGATGAGCGAATTTTTTATACCCCGGGCGTCCCTTTCTTTAAAAAAGGTGATAACGACATTGGAACTGCCCCTAACTATTCTAAAGCATTAGAACGCGGAGAAAATTCTTATGCCTATTTTGCAGGTCACAGCGAAGGTTCAGAATCCATCGAGCCTTTGGCCTGGAACCCCACCCGCGGTGGAATTACGCGTAATGGTGAAAAAGGATGGAAGGCTAACGACCTGCTTCCACAAATTCATGGCGGCAATGGCATTCATGTGCTTCGAGTCGATGGAAGCGTCTCTTGGGTTCCTAAAAAATCGGATGGCTCTGTGCAGCTCGGTGGCACGGAAGATTCTTTTCAATTAAATATCAAAGCCCTCAGCCCAGAGCTTTAA
- a CDS encoding glycosyltransferase — protein MKLCDVTQFYSPVSGGVKRYLSEKKDYLLRETDHEHVLIIPGNKNECQERGRTKIHTIASPQIEKTAGYRFLWNLPRLKKILLQERPDVIESGDPYQVGWKIAEVAEELNCKKVAFYHSHFPETYLTMLESYVGKNLQDFLLDYAHHYARRLYSRYDKTLVPSPLLRKILEEWGITNTVDVKLGVNTDLLRPGMPPAEIREKWKTRPDQIILLSVGRLSPEKNITTLLKSFKILWEKFPDRFYLVIVGEGPLRVQVKEVLEKTNAITWYSYLDPKELVEIYRSADLFVHPGVCETFGLVTLEAQACGLPVVGIRGGFMDRLAFADSLSYWAIGNSAEALTEAIEKISRCNLKKMGKMASEVVHGKYSWNVVLKELFEIYES, from the coding sequence ATGAAACTTTGTGATGTAACCCAGTTTTATTCGCCGGTGAGTGGTGGCGTGAAACGTTATCTTTCAGAGAAAAAAGATTATCTCTTACGCGAGACCGACCATGAACATGTTTTGATTATTCCAGGAAATAAAAATGAATGTCAGGAACGTGGTCGCACTAAAATTCACACCATTGCCTCGCCGCAAATCGAAAAAACTGCGGGCTATCGTTTTTTATGGAACTTGCCGCGATTGAAGAAAATTTTGTTACAAGAGCGGCCTGACGTGATTGAATCTGGCGATCCTTATCAAGTCGGATGGAAAATCGCAGAGGTGGCTGAGGAATTAAATTGTAAAAAAGTGGCATTTTATCATAGCCATTTTCCTGAAACTTATTTGACGATGTTAGAATCTTATGTAGGAAAAAATCTGCAGGATTTTCTTTTGGATTATGCGCATCATTATGCTCGACGACTTTATTCTCGTTATGACAAAACTTTAGTGCCTTCACCTTTGCTGAGAAAGATATTGGAAGAATGGGGTATAACTAACACAGTCGACGTGAAGTTAGGAGTGAACACCGATTTGTTACGACCGGGAATGCCTCCTGCGGAGATTCGAGAAAAATGGAAAACGCGACCAGATCAAATTATTTTATTGAGTGTGGGTCGTTTATCGCCAGAAAAAAATATTACTACTTTATTAAAAAGCTTCAAAATTTTATGGGAAAAATTTCCTGATCGTTTTTATTTGGTTATAGTGGGCGAAGGGCCTTTGCGAGTTCAAGTAAAAGAAGTATTAGAAAAAACGAACGCAATCACATGGTATTCTTACTTGGACCCTAAAGAGTTGGTTGAGATCTATCGTTCTGCAGATCTGTTTGTGCATCCGGGTGTTTGCGAAACGTTTGGTTTAGTGACATTGGAGGCGCAAGCATGTGGTTTGCCTGTTGTGGGAATTCGTGGTGGGTTTATGGATCGTTTAGCCTTTGCTGATAGTTTGTCCTATTGGGCAATTGGAAATTCCGCTGAAGCCTTGACAGAAGCGATCGAAAAAATATCACGATGCAATTTGAAAAAGATGGGAAAAATGGCTTCAGAAGTGGTCCATGGAAAATATAGTTGGAATGTGGTGTTGAAAGAGTTATTTGAAATTTATGAATCGTGA
- a CDS encoding glycosyltransferase translates to MAKCDLQVHSRFSDRPPEWILRRLGMPESYTLPETIYQKAKAAGMDFVTITDHDTLQGGLEIADRKDVFLSEEVTTHFPDGVKVHILVWGLNEEQHREISTVKNNIFDLIDYLNQKKLAHGVAHPLVSVDGKLTVDHFERLLLLFQNFEGINGLRNPFANEVLQACLVALTSEKIQKLADKHNISPRIQEPWRKSLFGGSDDHGGLFIARAYTETSSSAKTVDDFLAALQNGQFSACGEGGSIQVFASGIYHTAHRFVNDYLQKRAPLYASLLGKMVERFLEGKNPTIFSFKEKVGLVADTIRHGQVFSLLKLGNSIPKDFSDFFKRPDLKQRLDEVMRSESLPERRAFFVASEVSNYLGYRLFKQTIDRMNSGDFLGALQSASTLLPVATTVLPYFVAFQSLFSNRRFLEQVSREFCHENSGVLQNNKRAWFTDTLDDVNGVARTIRTMTRHVRELGHDLTVVTSRTETGESEFFIHNFRPIGEFEIPEYRIQRLSFPPILEMLDYVQKEKFSEIIISTPGPVGVVGLMAAKMFGLPVSGIYHTDFPQYVKILSEDDAMETLTWNYMQWFYGQLDIIYSNSRYYRDLWEARGIASNKLKIFPRGLDTDLFHEKHRNATYWKSKGLQNKVVLYVGRISKEKDLDLIPDIASELRERKCSVSWAFVGDGPFREELQQRMPQAVFTGVVTGEELGIAYASADLFLFPSTTDTYGNVIVEACAAGLPVIVSDVGGPKELVKSGIPGVICAKRNVKQFADAIENWSKNPPKFERPNLAILNGWQEAAKKFWTKED, encoded by the coding sequence ATGGCTAAGTGTGATTTGCAAGTGCATTCCCGTTTTTCAGATCGGCCTCCCGAATGGATTTTGAGGCGTCTCGGAATGCCGGAAAGTTATACTTTGCCAGAGACAATTTATCAAAAAGCTAAAGCGGCTGGCATGGATTTTGTGACTATTACCGATCACGACACATTGCAAGGAGGTCTTGAAATTGCGGATCGCAAGGACGTGTTTTTAAGTGAGGAAGTCACAACCCATTTTCCAGATGGAGTCAAAGTTCATATTTTAGTTTGGGGTTTGAACGAAGAGCAGCATCGTGAAATTTCAACCGTTAAAAATAACATTTTTGATTTAATCGATTATTTGAATCAGAAAAAATTGGCGCATGGTGTGGCGCATCCTTTGGTGAGTGTAGATGGTAAGTTGACAGTGGATCATTTTGAAAGGTTGCTTTTATTATTTCAAAATTTTGAAGGAATTAATGGATTAAGGAATCCTTTTGCTAATGAAGTGTTACAAGCCTGTTTGGTAGCTTTAACTTCTGAAAAAATTCAAAAACTAGCTGATAAACATAATATTTCTCCTCGAATTCAGGAACCGTGGCGTAAGTCTCTTTTTGGAGGGAGCGATGATCATGGCGGGCTTTTTATTGCGCGCGCTTACACGGAAACTTCTTCTTCCGCTAAAACAGTTGATGATTTTTTAGCTGCGCTGCAAAACGGCCAATTTTCGGCTTGTGGTGAGGGAGGGAGTATTCAAGTTTTTGCTTCGGGTATTTATCATACCGCGCATCGTTTTGTGAATGATTATTTGCAAAAACGCGCTCCGCTTTATGCCAGCTTGCTAGGCAAAATGGTGGAGCGTTTTTTAGAAGGGAAAAATCCTACCATCTTTTCTTTTAAGGAAAAAGTGGGCTTGGTGGCTGATACGATTCGTCATGGTCAGGTTTTTTCTTTGTTAAAATTGGGCAATTCCATTCCTAAAGATTTCTCGGATTTTTTTAAGCGACCGGATCTGAAACAACGTTTGGATGAGGTGATGCGATCGGAGTCTTTGCCTGAGCGGCGCGCTTTTTTTGTGGCGTCTGAAGTTTCCAATTATTTGGGTTATCGACTTTTTAAGCAAACGATTGATCGCATGAATTCGGGCGATTTTTTAGGAGCGTTACAATCGGCGAGCACTCTGTTACCCGTGGCGACCACGGTTTTGCCCTATTTTGTGGCGTTTCAATCATTGTTTTCTAATCGTCGATTTCTGGAGCAGGTGAGCCGTGAATTTTGTCATGAGAATTCCGGGGTTTTACAAAATAATAAGCGAGCTTGGTTTACGGACACCTTGGATGATGTGAATGGTGTGGCGCGTACGATTCGAACCATGACACGTCATGTGCGTGAGTTGGGTCACGATTTAACTGTTGTGACTTCTCGTACGGAAACGGGAGAATCAGAATTTTTTATTCATAATTTTCGACCTATTGGCGAATTTGAAATTCCCGAATATCGGATTCAGCGACTGAGTTTTCCACCTATTTTAGAAATGTTAGATTATGTTCAAAAAGAAAAATTTTCGGAAATTATTATTAGCACTCCAGGGCCTGTGGGAGTAGTGGGATTGATGGCAGCAAAAATGTTTGGACTGCCTGTGAGCGGTATTTATCACACGGATTTTCCGCAATATGTCAAAATTTTAAGTGAAGATGATGCGATGGAGACGTTGACGTGGAATTATATGCAATGGTTTTACGGGCAGTTGGATATTATTTATTCCAATTCACGTTATTATCGTGATTTGTGGGAGGCGCGTGGCATTGCTTCTAATAAATTAAAAATTTTTCCGCGAGGGTTAGACACCGATTTATTTCATGAGAAGCATCGCAATGCGACTTATTGGAAGAGTAAGGGGTTGCAAAATAAAGTTGTGTTGTATGTGGGAAGAATTTCGAAAGAAAAAGATTTGGATTTGATTCCTGACATCGCATCGGAATTAAGAGAAAGAAAATGTTCCGTGAGCTGGGCTTTTGTGGGAGATGGACCGTTTCGAGAGGAGTTGCAACAACGCATGCCACAAGCGGTTTTTACCGGCGTGGTAACAGGGGAAGAGTTGGGGATAGCTTATGCGTCGGCTGATTTATTTTTATTTCCCAGCACGACCGATACTTATGGCAATGTGATTGTGGAAGCGTGTGCGGCGGGTTTACCCGTGATAGTGTCTGATGTGGGTGGTCCTAAGGAATTGGTGAAGAGCGGTATTCCAGGAGTGATTTGTGCGAAGCGAAATGTGAAACAGTTTGCTGATGCGATTGAAAACTGGAGCAAAAATCCGCCAAAATTTGAGCGTCCGAACCTCGCCATTTTAAACGGTTGGCAGGAAGCAGCTAAGAAATTTTGGACTAAAGAAGATTAA
- a CDS encoding GNAT family acetyltransferase, with amino-acid sequence MNRDQQNRVKRQFIVRPFEKRDRERVRQICCETGFLGNPIDPVFQDRELFADYLTRYYTDKEPESSFVIERENQIRGYLLGSRCSYRQKIFNLFSHARLALKGGVRYWTSYNEASRRYCRWVLSRGWRETPTTPKNMAHFHINLLPDSKSVAETHDLIQAFLSYLHRLGEKKVYGQMVVFEGRRGERMFSRYGFEVLDRSEVTKYRELHSEPVYLFTVVKDLEKNPYLYSEKVAYSVS; translated from the coding sequence ATGAATCGTGATCAACAAAACCGAGTCAAACGCCAATTTATTGTGCGTCCCTTTGAAAAACGTGATCGGGAAAGGGTGAGGCAAATTTGTTGCGAGACTGGCTTTTTAGGAAATCCGATTGATCCTGTATTTCAAGATCGAGAGTTGTTTGCGGATTATCTGACTCGTTATTACACCGATAAAGAGCCGGAATCTTCTTTTGTGATTGAAAGAGAAAATCAAATTCGCGGTTATTTGTTGGGTTCTCGTTGTTCTTACCGTCAAAAAATTTTTAATCTTTTTTCGCATGCGCGACTGGCGTTGAAAGGAGGAGTTCGTTACTGGACTTCTTACAATGAGGCTTCACGTCGTTATTGTCGGTGGGTTTTATCTCGAGGTTGGCGTGAAACTCCGACGACACCCAAAAATATGGCACATTTTCATATTAATTTATTGCCGGATTCCAAAAGTGTTGCTGAGACGCATGATTTGATTCAAGCCTTTTTGAGTTATCTTCATCGTTTGGGTGAAAAAAAGGTTTATGGACAGATGGTAGTTTTTGAAGGGCGACGTGGAGAAAGAATGTTTTCGCGCTACGGATTTGAAGTTTTGGATCGCTCAGAAGTTACCAAGTATCGAGAGCTGCATTCTGAGCCCGTTTATTTATTTACCGTGGTGAAAGATTTGGAAAAGAATCCTTATTTATATAGTGAGAAAGTTGCTTATTCTGTTTCCTAA
- a CDS encoding polysaccharide deacetylase family protein, producing MNGKHLIVSLHDVHPGSLERIREQTQFCENLGVFPLSLLVVPHYHQQKKIIDCPVTVAWLQERQAQGDEMVLHGYYHQRVAQKNALNNWFWTRFYTQNEAEFYDLNQHEANHRIEQGRQLLEEIGLITKGFIAPAWLMSQDVFRVIFEKKFHYTNTISKIFFTSSNSKTIRNVSSRSLCYSTRAKWRSETSLIWNRALGRRLRSKNLIRLSLHPNDLTFPAIRRQVEFFLKDVMEQGFQPITYAGWVEERIKTHG from the coding sequence ATGAATGGTAAGCATCTCATCGTCAGTTTGCACGATGTGCATCCCGGATCTTTGGAGCGTATTCGGGAGCAAACCCAATTTTGCGAAAATTTGGGTGTGTTTCCGTTGAGTTTGCTGGTAGTGCCTCATTATCATCAACAGAAAAAAATAATTGATTGTCCAGTAACTGTGGCATGGTTGCAAGAAAGGCAGGCGCAAGGGGATGAAATGGTGTTGCACGGTTACTATCACCAACGTGTGGCACAAAAAAATGCTCTAAATAATTGGTTCTGGACACGTTTTTATACCCAAAATGAGGCGGAGTTTTATGATTTGAATCAACACGAAGCTAATCATCGTATTGAGCAGGGGAGACAACTTCTAGAGGAAATAGGTTTGATTACAAAAGGTTTTATTGCGCCAGCTTGGTTAATGAGCCAAGATGTTTTCCGCGTGATTTTTGAAAAAAAATTTCATTATACGAATACAATTTCAAAAATTTTTTTTACTTCTTCAAATTCCAAGACGATAAGAAATGTTTCAAGTCGCTCTTTGTGTTATTCAACTCGGGCGAAATGGCGAAGCGAAACTTCATTAATTTGGAATCGAGCGTTGGGAAGGCGCTTGCGATCAAAAAATTTGATTCGTTTGAGTTTACATCCAAATGACCTTACTTTTCCCGCTATTCGTCGTCAGGTGGAATTTTTTTTGAAAGATGTGATGGAACAAGGCTTCCAGCCAATCACTTATGCCGGGTGGGTAGAAGAAAGGATTAAAACTCATGGCTAA
- the allB gene encoding allantoinase AllB, translated as MDCDLLIQNATIVTETKSFLGEVAVANEKIVAIGPDLNAKSRETINAQGLHLFSAIIDAHVHFNEPGRESWEGLATGSQALAAGGGTLFFDMPLNSDPPVLNVERLHEKAKVATQKSYTDFAFWGGLVPGNLDHLEALADEGVIGFKAFMSDSGIAEFSRVDLASLKKGMQIASRSGKIVAVHAESETMTAALTQRALAEKRFTIRDYLNSRPIASELEAIQKAIELAAETGCALHVVHVSCAEGIALITSAKQKGVNVSCETCPHYLVLTEEDVEKLGAIAKCAPPVRSREEKEKLWNELKNDRIDIIGSDHSPCPPEMKQKDNFFQVWGGISGVQHTFSLLTEEGMTQRHVLPEQLTRWLSTQVADRFQIFPQKGRLNVGSDADFFIADLNAIEEVTAKKLFYRHPQSPYIGRQLRGKVVRTFLRGHCIFQDGKMVGNPIGKWVKPVGL; from the coding sequence ATGGACTGCGATTTATTGATTCAAAACGCTACGATCGTAACTGAAACAAAATCTTTTCTGGGAGAGGTTGCTGTTGCAAATGAAAAAATTGTTGCGATTGGTCCCGATCTTAATGCTAAATCTCGTGAAACGATTAATGCTCAAGGATTGCATCTTTTTTCCGCCATCATTGATGCTCACGTGCATTTTAATGAACCAGGTCGCGAATCTTGGGAAGGGCTTGCAACCGGTTCTCAAGCATTGGCTGCCGGAGGTGGAACACTTTTTTTTGATATGCCACTTAATTCGGATCCTCCCGTTTTAAATGTCGAGAGACTTCACGAAAAAGCAAAAGTTGCCACTCAAAAATCTTATACTGACTTTGCATTTTGGGGTGGTTTAGTTCCGGGAAATTTAGATCATTTGGAAGCGTTGGCAGATGAAGGGGTGATCGGTTTTAAAGCGTTCATGAGCGACAGTGGCATTGCCGAATTTTCCCGTGTCGACTTGGCTTCGTTAAAAAAAGGAATGCAAATCGCGTCGCGTTCAGGGAAAATAGTTGCCGTGCATGCGGAATCCGAGACGATGACCGCAGCGTTGACACAACGAGCGCTTGCTGAAAAACGTTTTACCATTCGCGACTATCTTAACTCTCGACCGATTGCTAGCGAGTTGGAAGCGATTCAAAAAGCAATCGAGCTAGCAGCGGAAACCGGTTGTGCTTTGCACGTGGTGCATGTCAGTTGTGCGGAGGGCATTGCTTTAATTACTAGCGCGAAGCAAAAAGGAGTTAATGTTTCCTGCGAAACCTGTCCTCATTATTTGGTTTTGACGGAAGAAGATGTGGAGAAATTGGGCGCGATTGCTAAATGTGCGCCACCTGTTCGTTCGCGTGAAGAAAAAGAAAAATTGTGGAATGAGTTAAAAAACGATCGCATCGATATCATTGGATCGGACCACTCTCCTTGCCCACCTGAGATGAAACAGAAAGATAATTTTTTCCAAGTTTGGGGCGGCATTTCAGGAGTTCAACACACTTTTTCACTTTTAACTGAAGAAGGCATGACACAACGCCATGTTTTACCCGAACAATTAACCCGATGGCTTTCTACTCAAGTAGCGGATCGTTTTCAGATTTTTCCTCAAAAAGGTAGATTAAATGTAGGATCGGATGCTGATTTTTTTATTGCTGATCTTAATGCAATAGAGGAAGTTACAGCTAAAAAACTGTTTTATCGCCACCCTCAATCGCCTTATATCGGACGTCAGCTTCGTGGCAAGGTAGTCAGAACCTTTTTGAGAGGGCATTGTATATTTCAAGATGGAAAAATGGTTGGAAATCCGATAGGTAAATGGGTGAAACCTGTGGGATTATGA
- the cysK gene encoding cysteine synthase A encodes MAWYNSIIETIGGTPLIKLNRVTQGLDATIALKCEFFNPLGSVKDRIGAAMIEAAEKEGKINQDTLIVEPTSGNTGIALAFVCAAKGYKLVLTMPESMSIERRILLAMLGAKLVLTPASEGMRGAVNRAQEILKETKNAFMPQQFSNEANPQVHAKTTAEELWRDTDGKIDILISAVGTGGTITGCAEVLKKKKPSFQAIAVEPKDSPVITQTRTGQPLKPGPHKIQGTGAGFIPENLHLNIVDEVLTVTNEEAFAMARRLCKEEGILAGISSGANVHAAIEIAKRPENKGKLIVTVGCSTGERYLSTALADEARREVGV; translated from the coding sequence ATGGCTTGGTATAACTCAATTATTGAAACAATCGGTGGAACGCCTTTAATCAAACTGAATCGAGTCACACAGGGATTAGATGCGACCATCGCATTAAAATGTGAATTTTTTAATCCTCTAGGCAGTGTGAAGGATCGAATTGGTGCGGCGATGATCGAAGCGGCTGAGAAAGAAGGGAAGATCAATCAGGACACGCTGATTGTCGAGCCGACTTCGGGCAACACCGGGATTGCATTGGCATTTGTTTGCGCGGCGAAAGGTTATAAATTAGTGTTAACCATGCCCGAGAGCATGAGTATTGAACGACGTATTTTGCTTGCGATGTTGGGTGCAAAGTTAGTTTTAACTCCTGCAAGTGAGGGAATGCGCGGGGCAGTTAATCGCGCGCAAGAAATTTTGAAGGAAACAAAAAATGCTTTCATGCCGCAACAATTTTCCAATGAGGCTAATCCTCAAGTTCACGCTAAAACGACAGCGGAAGAGTTATGGCGCGATACCGATGGGAAAATTGATATTTTGATTTCTGCAGTCGGAACGGGAGGAACCATTACGGGTTGCGCGGAGGTGCTGAAAAAGAAGAAACCGTCTTTCCAAGCGATTGCTGTAGAGCCTAAAGATTCTCCTGTGATTACTCAAACGCGCACGGGGCAACCGTTGAAGCCAGGCCCTCATAAGATTCAGGGAACCGGCGCGGGTTTTATTCCAGAAAATTTGCACCTCAATATTGTTGATGAGGTTTTGACTGTAACAAATGAAGAGGCGTTTGCTATGGCGCGTCGACTTTGCAAGGAGGAAGGCATTCTTGCGGGAATTTCTTCGGGAGCCAATGTGCATGCGGCTATTGAAATTGCGAAACGGCCCGAAAATAAGGGGAAATTAATCGTGACGGTCGGCTGTAGCACGGGCGAACGTTATTTAAGTACGGCTTTAGCAGATGAAGCGCGACGCGAAGTAGGCGTCTAA
- a CDS encoding TlpA family protein disulfide reductase — protein sequence MKLNLNRCLLIAAILFAVASSSIASTADMVGKPLPPFKGLDFIKATAPDIKGKPVLVEFWATWCPPCRKSIPHLNEIYEKYQKEGLQIVGISNEPKSVIKKFMETTPMKYHVASDEKGDYSKPFDVEGIPHAFLIDKTGKIVWEGHPMDLQESAIEKVLK from the coding sequence ATGAAACTAAATTTAAATCGTTGTTTGTTAATCGCCGCAATTTTATTTGCGGTTGCCAGCTCCTCCATTGCCTCTACGGCTGATATGGTCGGAAAACCGTTGCCACCTTTTAAAGGATTGGATTTTATTAAAGCTACTGCGCCAGATATTAAAGGGAAACCGGTTTTAGTGGAATTTTGGGCAACTTGGTGTCCGCCTTGTCGCAAAAGTATTCCGCATTTGAATGAAATTTACGAAAAATATCAAAAAGAAGGATTGCAAATTGTCGGAATTAGCAACGAGCCGAAATCGGTCATTAAAAAATTCATGGAAACAACCCCGATGAAATATCATGTGGCTTCGGATGAAAAGGGCGATTACAGCAAACCTTTTGATGTTGAGGGAATTCCTCATGCGTTTTTGATAGATAAAACTGGGAAAATCGTGTGGGAAGGGCATCCGATGGATTTGCAAGAAAGCGCGATTGAAAAAGTTTTAAAATAA
- the argC gene encoding N-acetyl-gamma-glutamyl-phosphate reductase has product MKKITAAIIGASGYTGEELMRLVLRHPMLELAAATSRQYVGKRIVEIYPHLVEAEMMSFTAPELTTINADVFFLAMPHGEATPLVESLLKTGKKIIDLSADFRLKDRNRYVEYYNAQPASQTLLNLAVYGNPELYREAIAQAQFIACPGCYPTSILLALAPLLKENKIKTDSIVINSLSGVSGAGRKADLALLFAECHENVKPYSVGHHRHIPEIEQELSRVANQPVAVQFTPHLLPVRRGILTSIVVEPRDKKSLPSQQEVETGYTRFYDKKPFVRFLTRSLPEIKHVAWTNRCDIAVRVDSRTSRLLIFSALDNLTKGAGGQAIQCLNIMMGWNETEGLTR; this is encoded by the coding sequence ATGAAAAAAATAACAGCGGCAATTATTGGGGCATCCGGTTACACGGGCGAAGAACTCATGCGTTTGGTGCTTCGTCATCCTATGCTAGAACTGGCTGCAGCTACCTCGCGACAATATGTTGGAAAACGTATTGTCGAAATTTATCCGCATCTTGTTGAGGCGGAAATGATGTCTTTTACTGCGCCAGAGTTAACGACCATTAACGCGGATGTTTTTTTTCTGGCGATGCCTCATGGTGAAGCAACACCTCTTGTGGAATCGTTATTGAAAACGGGCAAAAAAATTATTGATCTCAGCGCTGATTTTCGACTCAAAGATCGCAATCGCTATGTGGAATATTACAATGCGCAACCTGCTTCGCAAACACTACTTAATTTAGCAGTTTACGGTAATCCTGAATTGTATCGTGAAGCGATTGCTCAAGCTCAATTCATTGCTTGTCCGGGTTGTTATCCCACTTCGATTTTGTTAGCGCTCGCGCCGTTATTGAAAGAAAATAAAATTAAAACGGATTCTATTGTGATTAATTCATTGAGTGGCGTTTCGGGAGCCGGTCGTAAAGCGGATCTTGCGTTGCTTTTTGCCGAGTGCCATGAAAATGTAAAACCTTACAGCGTGGGACATCATCGTCACATTCCTGAAATTGAACAGGAACTTTCACGTGTTGCGAATCAACCGGTCGCGGTTCAATTCACGCCGCATTTGCTTCCTGTACGACGTGGCATTCTTACTTCCATCGTCGTGGAACCTCGCGACAAAAAGAGTCTTCCGTCTCAGCAGGAAGTAGAAACAGGGTATACACGTTTTTATGATAAAAAACCGTTTGTTCGGTTTTTGACTCGTAGTTTGCCAGAAATTAAACATGTGGCATGGACGAACCGTTGCGATATTGCGGTACGCGTCGATTCTCGCACGTCGCGTTTATTGATTTTTTCCGCATTGGATAATTTAACTAAAGGCGCTGGTGGTCAAGCGATTCAATGTCTTAATATCATGATGGGCTGGAATGAAACAGAAGGCTTAACGCGATGA